Proteins found in one Sorghum bicolor cultivar BTx623 chromosome 1, Sorghum_bicolor_NCBIv3, whole genome shotgun sequence genomic segment:
- the LOC8054321 gene encoding protein FAR1-RELATED SEQUENCE 6 — MGAGSKRRATGAQNPSLESDEEEARRVKEELADDLNGYPAEEEEEEEDEVVVEDDEVVIPSDDEEDGGGGDIVFVPNTLEEALVPRVGMVFDSVDEAFALYKAYAYRTGFHAVRRTCHNYEGQRYRSTFTCTYGGKSGTGAAPSDVPGTRYPLRSKRGSAAKEKKSRRGTTEKTGCKAMLIIRDKRVDGRWKVESVELEHNHPCTPDMVRFLKAYREMPESAKKKAKITDEMDEMVEKSLSEIAETRKFPTRPKRGASVGAAVGSQRFSRLESFMQRFGEDDLNSLKKFIEKMQHRKPNFIHSWDLDRESHVKNFFWTDSRAQAQYRYFGDVITLDVMYLQHSRASLPLATLLGVNNHGHLVLLGCGLLSGDSKENYVWLLKRWLSCMNGKSPEAITTGYSDVISEAVAEVFPNARHRFCFWHILKKLLENVGRTHEKEAISSRFKEVVYDSVTLTDFEKEWGAMVDQYNLKDNEWFSALYSCRKQWAPGYVNHSFWAGTSAIRKAEKTDPYFDSVVSKTTLPVFLEQYETTLKEKLEREAYDDLRSYYSRLTLLSGLPFEEQLVELYTVTMFQTFQDEIKQLMHVICKEVDRSGNSITYMVSELIQGKKVDYTVVYDNSDKDVWCICRSFPSRGILCSHALAVLKQENVLMLPSKYILNRWRKDFRILNSSANANCMESDRNLGIYDDLYFRGHEYFEDVIDIGAREPELKEFVLSAMKEAKDRLIRPDHSQQDDQRVDVNMTVTGQVSADTRVDMNMASHTSALIQGDRRVDVDIAPNAPALVHGDTMTSNATALIHRDRRVEMKMPTSHLIHGEGRLDMNMASPHLMQRERRVDMNMASPHLIQGDRRVDMNLASPHFIHSDRRVDMNLASPHLIHGDRRVDMNMASPHLMQGDARVDMNMVSTSQNGMHTFDLVNINLESGSLPMAATDFMQMHPHPAVYHPKQLLDMRDQVMDANKRPNMETNTYFMGGGMHVG; from the coding sequence ATGGGGGCGGGTTCGAAGAGGCGGGCCACCGGGGCTCAAAACCCTAGCCTCGAGtccgacgaggaggaggcgcggCGGGTCAAGGAGGAGCTTGCCGACGACCTCAACGGATACcctgcggaggaggaggaggaggaggaggacgaggtggTCGTGGAGGACGATGAGGTGGTCAtcccctccgacgacgaggaggacggcggcggcggggacatCGTCTTCGTCCCCAACACGCTGGAGGAGGCCCTTGTGCCGCGGGTGGGCATGGTCTTCGACTCTGTCGACGAGGCCTTCGCGCTATACAAGGCCTACGCCTACCGCACGGGGTTCCACGCCGTGCGCCGCACTTGCCACAACTACGAGGGGCAACGCTACCGCTCCACCTTCACCTGCACTTACGGCGGCAAATCTGGGACGGGTGCTGCCCCATCTGACGTCCCAGGTACCCGCTACCCACTCCGCAGCAAGCGGGGGTCGGCTGCCAAGGAGAAGAAGTCTCGCCGTGGCACCACCGAGAAGACGGGATGTAAGGCGATGCTGATCATCCGGGACAAGCGGGTGGATGGAAGGTGGAAGGTGGAGTCTGTAGAATTGGAGCATAACCATCCTTgtactcctgatatggtgaggTTCCTAAAGGCGTACAGGGAGATGCCTGAGtcagcaaagaagaaggccaagaTTACCGATGAGATGGATGAGATGGTGGAGAAGTCGCTGAGCGAGATTGCTGAGACAAGGAAGTTCCCGACACGACCCAAGAGGGGTGCTAGTGTTGGGGCTGCTGTTGGTAGCCAGAGGTTTAGCAGGCTCGAGAGTTTTATGCAGCGTTTCGGGGAGGATGACCTCAATTCACTCAAGAAGTTCATTGAGAAGATGCAACACAGGAAACCAAACTTTATCCACAGCTGGGATCTTGATCGGGAAAGTCATGTGAAGAATTTCTTTTGGACTGATTCTAGGGCCCAGGCACAATACCGCTATTTTGGTGACGTCATTACACTTGACGTGATGTATTTACAGCACTCACGCGCCAGCCTCCCATTAGCCACACTCCTTGGGGTGAATAACCATGGCCACCTTGTGCTTCTTGGCTGTGGTCTCCTGTCCGGTGACAGCAAGGAGAACTATGTTTGGTTGTTGAAGAGGTGGTTGAGCTGTATGAATGGCAAATCGCCAGAAGCAATCACGACTGGCTATTCCGATGTTATTTCAGAGGCCGTGGCTGAGGTGTTTCCAAATGCAAGGCACCGCTTCTGCTTTTGGCATATCTTGAAGAAGCTACTTGAAAACGTGGGACGCACACATGAGAAAGAGGCAATTTCCTCAAGGTTTAAGGAGGTTGTATATGATAGTGTCACTCTTACTGATTTTGAAAAAGAGTGGGGAGCAATGGTCGACCAGTATAATCTCAAAGACAACGAGTGGTTCTCTGCTTTGTACAGCTGCCGAAAGCAGTGGGCACCTGGGTATGTCAATCATTCATTCTGGGCTGGCACCTCTGCTATCAGGAAGGCTGAAAAAACTGATCCATACTTTGATAGTGTTGTGAGTAAGACCACTCTTCCAGTTTTCCTTGAGCAATACGAGACTACTCTGAAAGAGAAGTTGGAAAGAGAAGCATATGATGATTTGCGCTCATACTATTCTAGACTCACTTTGTTGTCAGGATTGCCCTTTGAGGAGCAACTTGTGGAGCTCTACACAGTAACCATGTTTCAAACGTTCCAAGATGAGATTAAGCAATTGATGCATGTTATTTGTAAAGAGGTAGACAGAAGTGGGAACTCAATTACTTACATGGTCAGTGAGTTAATACAGGGAAAGAAGGTTGACTATACAGTTGTTTACGACAATTCTGACAAGGATGTTTGGTGCATTTGTCGCTCCTTTCCCTCGAGGGGTATTCTTTGCAGCCATGCTCTGGCTGTTCTGAAGCAAGAGAATGTACTGATGCTGCCGTCAAAGTACATCCTGAACCGCTGGAGGAAGGATTTTAGGATACTTAATTCATCTGCAAATGCTAATTGTATGGAATCAGATAGGAATCTGGGTATTTATGACGACCTCTATTTCCGTGGCCATGAGTATTTTGAAGATGTCATTGACATTGGAGCAAGAGAACCTGAGCTGAAGGAGTTTGTGTTGTCAGCCATGAAGGAAGCAAAGGACAGACTGATTAGGCCTGATCACAGCCAGCAAGATGATCAACGGGTTGATGTAAATATGACTGTGACTGGTCAGGTGTCTGCAGATACAAGAGTCGATATGAACATGGCCTCACACACCTCAGCTCTGATTCAGGGGGATAGAAGGGTTGATGTGGATATAGCACCAAATGCGCCAGCCTTAGTCCATGGTGATACCATGACATCAAATGCCACTGCCCTGATTCATAGGGACAGAAGAGTAGAGATGAAAATGCCGACAAGTCACCTTATTCATGGAGAGGGAAGACTTGACATGAACATGGCATCTCCTCACTTGATGCAGAGGGAAAGGAGAGTGGACATGAACATGGCGTCACCTCACCTGATACAGGGGGACAGAAGAGTTGATATGAACTTGGCATCACCCCATTTTATACACAGTGACAGAAGGGTTGATATGAACCTGGCATCTCCGCATTTGATACATGGGGATAGAAGGGTTGATATGAACATGGCATCCCCTCACCTGATGCAGGGCGACGCCAGAGTGGATATGAATATGGTATCAACTTCTCAGAATGGGATGCACACTTTTGATTTGGTGAATATAAACCTGGAGAGTGGCTCTTTGCCGATGGCCGCAACAGATTTTATGCAAATGCACCCACACCCAGCAGTTTACCATCCCAAACAACTTCTTGATATGAGAGATCAGGTGATGGATGCAAATAAGAGACCAAATATGGAAACTAACACTTATTTTATGGGAGGCGGTATGCATGTGGGGTAG